The following nucleotide sequence is from Methanococcus voltae.
TAATGATCATTTTGAATTTAAAATAATAAAAAAAGTGCTTATTAAAATTATAAAGTTTGATAAAAAATTTAATAAAAAAATAATCTGTATTAAAAAAGTAGAAAAAAAGTAGAAGTTAAAAATTAAAAATTAAAAATTAAAATTTAGGGGGCATCTTTTGCAATAATTTTAACTTGCTCGATTCCAACAGTAATAGGTATCGCAACGGCTGCTTCCATTAATTCCAATGTAATTTCTTCTTTATTTTTGTCCACTCTGGTAACTCTTGCTTTTTCTCCTTTGAATGGTCCACCAACTAATTCAACAACGTCTCCTTTATCGATAGATTCAATGATTTTTGTAGGTGTTAACAAGTGTTCTAACTCTTTTACACTTGATTCGCCAGGAACTATTCCTTTAACTTTGAAATTTTGTCTTACTAATTCTTCAATAGCCCCTTTGTTTGTAGCTTCTACTAATATGTATCCTTTTAAATCTTCTGTAGCTAAAATAGAGAATACTTCTAAATTTTCTCTTTCAGCTCTTGAAGCTAAAGCTTCTGCAACGTTTTGTTCTTGTCCTGTGGTTGTTCTAACTGCAAATATCATAATTTCCACCAAAATAATTATAAATGCTATTTATAATGATGATTTAGTTTTAATAATTAAGAATTGATAATAACTTTAAAAAAGAATTATTCGATAATATATTTCATATATAAAAATTAATAGTGTACGTAAGTACTATATTTATGATATTAGTAATAATATTTAAATTTAATTATGGTATTTAAAGTAAAATATAAAAAAAATAATTATTTAACTAAACCTGCAGCAGGTTTTAAAAGTCCTTTTAAGTATGTAATTGGAACGTGAACAGCAAATCCAATGGCTCCCAATAAACAAATTCCCAAACCAGTAACTTTTGATACGTTAAGGTATTCTTCACGGGTTGGTTTTCTTGAAACTTTTAATACTCTTTTACATTGGCTTATAAAATTTTTTGTTTCGGTTTTCATTTCGTCGAATTTTTCAGACATGTTATCACATTTTTATTTACTGCATTATCCTTTGCAATCAATATTTAAATATTTATTTAAAATCGATATATGAAAGTTAGTATAAATTAAATATATAAAATATAAATTAATTTTAATTTATTGCATCTAATTTTAATTTATATGTCATAGTATATTATTGTATATCTATACTTTATACCACTCATATTTTCAATTAAATTTTGGGGATATCGATAATTACTTTATTTCTTTTAAGGCTTAAATTATGGTTAACTGTTGATTTTGTACCTGTAATGATTAATAAAACTCTTAATGAGTTTTCTAATTTATCATCGATTGTGGTACCCCAAATAATTGTTGCATTTTCTGAAAGTCTTTCAGAAACAGTTGAAACAATGTCTTGGGCTTCATCTAAACTCATATCTTCTGGTCCTGTAACGTGTATTAAAGCACCCGTAGCTCCTTCAATGTCAACACACAATAAAGGACTGTTTAAAGCCATATTGATAGCTTCTTTTGCTCTTTTTTCGGAATCGCTTTCACCAATTCCCATCATTGCTATTCCACCATCGTCCATAACAGCTTTAACGTCTGCAAAGTCCACGTGAATATCTCCAGCGTTATTTACGAGTTCAACCATTCCTCTAACTGAGTTCATTAAAACTTCATCAGCTACTTTGAAAGCAGTTCTTAAAGGAACGTTTCTAACGATTTCTAATAATTTATCATTTGGAATAATAACAATAGTATCTGCAACTTCTTGCAACTTTTCGAGCCCGTTTAAAGCATTTGTCATTCTTACTTTTCCTTCCATTGAGAATGGCAATGTTACAACAGCTACAGTCAAAGCACCCATTTTCTTTGATATTTCAGCTACAATTGGCGCAGAACCTGTTCCAGTTCCTCCACCTAACCCGCAGGTGATAAATACTAAATCTGAATCTTGTATTGCAGATTTAATATCTTCTGCATTTTCTCTAGCAGATTCTTCACCTTTATCAGGGTTTCCTCCAGCTCCTAATCCACGGGTTAAATTTTTACCAATTAAAACCTTATTTTCAGCTTTGGTTTTAACTAATTGTTGAGCATCGGTGTTTACTGCAACTACTTTTGCACCTTCAACCTGCTCATCAGCTAACCTATTTATTGCATTGTTACCGGCCCCACCACAACCAACAACAGTTATTCTTGCTTTAGAACCTTCAATTAACTCTAATAATTCTTTATCTACATCCGATAGAGTTTCCTTAGGTTCATCTAAAAAATCGTTTTCAGCAATATTTTGTAAAAATTTCAAGGTATTACCTCCTCATATATGCCCTTTACCATAATTATTTTTAATATTTTTTATTAAACTATATGATTTAGTTTATTTACTGCTACTAGTAAATAATTAATAATATTTGCCTATAATTATATGTATTTCATATTTATATTATTTATACTAATTCCTAAAATTTTAATAAATTTTAAGACTTTATCAAATAAGTATCTTATTTTTTGGAATATCTTATTTGAGGATAATTAAATTCTAAAAATATCTATTATTGGCGCCACATGATTATATTTAAATGTATGATTTTTATTATTTCAAAATATATGAATAAAATTTTATTGTTTGGTAAAATCTATTAGTTTACAAAAGAAATGTACTATCGTACCTTTAAGTACATTTTATATTAACTATAATTTTTATATACTAGTTATTTAAATTTCTTTTGGTTTTAATTTTTAGTTTTGCAAACCTATTTAACTAAATATATATAACACTTAATTCTATTATGTATAATGTAACAAAATTTTAAATAGGTTATAATATATTTTTATAGTATACTCTAATACTTGGATTATAATAAAATAATTTAATTTTTTAAAATTTTAATTATTTTTAATTATGTATATAAAATAAATAGGAACTTACAGGTACAATTAGCAACAGTACATTGAATATCCTATTCCTTTGGGTGAATTAGATGATAACATCAAAAGAAAGAAAATTAGCTTCTCAAAAATTACTTAAAATGGCAAATCAAATGTATGATGACATCATAAGGAAAAAAAGGCCTGTAATTAAATTCCCTGTAAGAAGTCTATCAAATGCAAAGTTTGATGACGAAAAGGGTACTTTTACATTAATGGGTAAGGAAAAAGAAAGAACATTTAATGTAAACCAAGCAAAAATATTTGCCCAAACGATAAAAATGATGGAATTCTCAAAGAGTTTGTTAGATACAAATGACTTCTCAACTTTAAGGGAAGCATATTATGTGTCTAAAAACTGGGGTGAAGCCAGATTTGATGACCAGCAACCTTCTAACAGCGTTATAGAGGATTTAGAGGCAGCTTCTGATTTTTTAAGGGAAGATTTAGGTTTCATGCCTGAAGAAGACGGTGCTTCTGTTGTAGGTCCGTTAAAAGTGATTGATAAAACTCAAGATGGTCAGGAAATTATAATTGATTGTACTAAATTAGGTAGTGGAGCTTATAATATTCCTAATGAAGTTACAAATTTAACATTGGAGACAAATGCAGAATTTGTATTGGCAATAGAGACAGCGGGTATGTTTGCAAGGTTAAGTGCCGAAGGATTTTGGAAAAAACATAACTGTATTTTAGTTTCACTAAAAGGTGTACCTTCAAGAGCTACAAGAAGATTTGTAAAAAGATTATCCGACGAGAAAAAGTTGCCTATTTTGGTATTCACGGATGGTGACCCTTACGGATACTTAAACATCTACAGAACTTTAAAAGTAGGTAGTGGTAAGGCAGTTCACTTGGCTGACAAGTTAGCAGTTCCTGAAGCAAGATTAATTGGTGTTACACCTCAAGATATTGTAGACTATGAATTACCTACTCACCCGTTAAAAGACCACGATATTAAAAGGTTAAAAGACGGTTTGAAAAACGATGATTTTGTTAGATCATTCCCTGAATGGCAACATGCTTTGTCCATGATGGCAGATAGCAAAGTAAGGGCAGAACAGCAGTCTTTAGCAAAATATGGTTTAAAATACGTTGTTGAAGAATATTTACCTGCTAAAGTGGAAGACCAAAGAACTTGGTTACCATAATTAGTAAATAACCAATTAAATAGTGTATAATTGGTTTCAAATTACTAATTTGACATATTTCTTTTTATTTTTAGTTTAATATCGTTTTTTATTAATTTTTAATTATTATTTAATATTTTTTTAATATTGACTTAAAATTATAGGTTATAATTCATAGTAAATTTTAAATACAATACCCATAAATAACATTAAGGAGTTTATTAAATAGTCAACTTTAGATGTATTTTTATATTAGTAAGTATTATTTATTGTGTATAAATTTGTTGATAAATCAACTATTAATCTTATACAATTTAACAAGAATAATATGTAAGAATAATAATAAATATCAAAAGTAAAAATAAGAAATATTAAAATATTATTATCTTGATATTGCAAACACGTTGAGGTGAATATTATGGCAGAACAAGTAGTTGAAATATTAGTTACTGGTGGAAAAGCTACGGCAGGTCCTCCATTAGGTCCAGCTATCGGTCCTTTAGGTGTTAACATCATGCAAGTTGTTAACGAAATCAACCAAAAAACAGCTTCATACGAAGGTATGAGCGTTCCTGTAAGTGTTATCGTAGACACTGAAAAAAGGTCATTCAAAGTTGAAGTAGGTATTCCTCCAGCATCAGCTTTAATTATGAAAGAATTAGGTATCGAAAAAGCTGCACAAGAACCAAAACACCAAGTTGCAGGTAACTTAACAATGGATCAAGTTGTTAAAATTGCAAACATGAAATACGAAGCAATGTTATCATACAACATCAAAAACGCTTCAAAAGAAGTTATTGGAACATGTGTTTCATTAGGTGTAAATGTTGAAGGAAAAACTCCAAGAGAAGCACAAAAAGCTATCGATGCAGGAGAATTTGACAGTTTTTTTAACTAATTTGGCAAAAAGCTAAATTAGTTATTACCTATTTCTATTGATTACATTAATTAGATTAATTATGGTTTAAATTTAAAATAGTTGATACTATGACAATGATTTAGAAATAATATAATTAATTAACGATTATATGAAATAGGGTATAAAAGATATATTTGAAAATTGAAAATATCTTATTATTACGTATTTTATTCACTTAAGTATGCGATTATGCGCGTATTTTATGTTAAACTTTGAATTATTAATTTATTCATTTAAATTTATACTATTTGATGTATCAGATATGAATAACGTTATAATAGATTGGAATATGATTTAGTCATATTTTTAATGAGGTTTTGCAAATGACATGTACCATTATTGTAGGCGGTCAATGGGGCGACGAAGGTAAGGGAAAAATCGTAAGTTACCTTTGCGAAAAAGATAATCCTTCAATTATTGCAAGAGGGGGCGTAGGCCCTAATGCAGGTCACACCGTAGAAGTTGGAGATAAAAAATATGGAATTAGAATGGTTCCAACTGGTTTTCCTAATATAAATGCTAAATTAGCAATTGGTGCTGGTGTATTAACCGACCCTGAAGTTTTGGAAAAAGAATTAGTAATGTTAAAAGACTTTAATGTAGCTGAAAGGCTTATATTAGATTCTAATGGCGGAATAATTGAATTAAAACACAGGGAAATGGATAAATCAAATGTTCACCTTTCTAAAGAAATAGGTTCAACGGGTACTGGTTGCGGTCCTGCAAATGTGGACAGAGCAATGAGAACTTTAAAACAAGCTAAAGATGTTGAAAGTTTGCAAAAATACCTTGGAGATGTATCTAAGGAAGTTAATAGTGCAATTGAAAACAAAGAGAATGTTTTAATTGAAGGTACTCAAGGAGCTTTACTTTCCCTTTATCACGGTAGTTACCCATATGTTACCTCTAAAGACACCAACGCATCTTCCTTTGCAGCAGATGTTGGTGTAGGTCCAACTAAAATTGACGAAGTTGTAGTTGTTTTTAAATCATACCCAACAAGAGTTGGAGAAGGACCTTTCCCATCAGAAATGACTGAAGAAGAAGCAGAAGCTTTGGGTGTAATCGAATACGGTACTGTTACAGGTAGAAGAAGAAGAGTGGGTCATTTTGATTATGAACTTGCAAAAAAAGTTTGTGATTTGAATGGGGCAACTCAAATAGCATTAACCTGTTTAGACAAATATGATACTGAATGTTACGGTGTAACAAACTACGAAGATTTATCCGATAAATCAAAAGAATTTATAAAAGTAATGGAACAAAAATTAGGTGTTAAAGTCACATTGATATCTACTGGACCTGAATTAAGTCAAACAATAGATATTAGGGCTAAATAATAGAGTTACTCTATTAAATCTAATAAATCTAATTTCCATTATTTATATTTTTTAAATACTATATTCTCTAATTTATAGCATTCTTAGATAGTATATAGATTATTAATTAACGACTAATTTTTAAAAATATTATTAGAATCTAATTTTGAAGTTTTATAGAATTTAATTTAGACTGAACCTATAGTTAATTATCTAAATAATTTAGTGACTTTTTTAAAATGAAATATTTAAATTTTGACTAATATTTAAATAATAGTATATTTAAATCAATTATAACATTAAAAAAATTAACTTAAAAAAATTATAATTATGTGATATTATGATATTTGACAAAATAACTGATAAGATAATAGTAACAGCTAAGGATTATGAAATGCCTTTCTCAAAAGGACTCCTTGCAAGGTCTTTAACCACTGCGGGAATGAAACCCAGTGAAGCCTACATTTTTGCAAGGGGAATTGAAGCTGATTTGAACCATGACAGCTTAAAAAGAATTTCCAAATACGAATTAAGGCAACGGGTGTATTATTCTTTAATATCTAATGATTATGAAGATATAGCCGAAAAATACTTAATTTGGAGGAGAATCTTAAAAAAGCACTCTGTTATTATACTAGTTGGTGGAGCAAGTGGTGTCGGTACATCAACAATTGCTTTTGAATTGGCTTCTCGTCTGGGTATTTCTAGCGTTATTGGTACTGACTCTATTAGGGAAGTAATGAGACGCAGTATTTCTAAAGATGTAGTACCTATGTTGTACGAATCTTCATACACTGCTTGGAGAGCACTTAGAAATTATGATGAAGATGACGATGACTTATATATACAGGGCTTTATAAGGCACGTAGAACCTGTACTACTGGGTATTGAAGGAATTATCGACAGATGTTTAACAGAAGGTACGAGTGTAATAATAGAAGGCACTCACATCGTTCCAGGGATGATATCTGATAAATATCACGATATTCCAAACGTAATATTCTTAACTCTTACATTGAGTTCTGAAAATGTGCATAAAAAAAGGTTTATAGCAAGAGCTAAGGTTAGCGATAGGCCTTTAGAACGATATTTGGAAAACTTTGAAATTATAAACAATATCAACAAATATATTGTTAAGGATTCAAATGCACACGTTGTTCCAGTGATTGAAAACGTATCTATAAGTGATACAGTTCAAGAATGTTTGGAAATTGTCACAAATAAATTCAATGCTTTGGATGAGGAAGAAGGCGGGGAAATAGAGGAATTAATTTAAACCTACCTTTTTCTATTATTTTTATTATTTTTATTATTTTTATTGCTTTTAATTTAAACTCATATTTGTAAACTATATTATAATTTTTATTTCATTTTTTTTAATTATGTATTTATACAATATTGGAATAAATAATAACACACAATTATTATTTATGACGGTTATAATTTAATTTATACAATCATAATACTTCAATATCGGAAAGATGATAAAATTAAGAAAAACGTAGGGATAGAGCGATAATATGAAAATATTTAAGAAAAGAGATGCAGCAGGTATTATGCACGAATTGGGTCTATTAATGATGAGTATAGGTTCATTAATGATAGTACCAGGAATTTTTGCTGTATATTACTCTGAAAACTGGAGTATATTTGTAGTCCCTGCGTTAGCTTTTATATT
It contains:
- a CDS encoding 2-phosphoglycerate kinase; its protein translation is MIFDKITDKIIVTAKDYEMPFSKGLLARSLTTAGMKPSEAYIFARGIEADLNHDSLKRISKYELRQRVYYSLISNDYEDIAEKYLIWRRILKKHSVIILVGGASGVGTSTIAFELASRLGISSVIGTDSIREVMRRSISKDVVPMLYESSYTAWRALRNYDEDDDDLYIQGFIRHVEPVLLGIEGIIDRCLTEGTSVIIEGTHIVPGMISDKYHDIPNVIFLTLTLSSENVHKKRFIARAKVSDRPLERYLENFEIINNINKYIVKDSNAHVVPVIENVSISDTVQECLEIVTNKFNALDEEEGGEIEELI
- the ftsZ gene encoding cell division protein FtsZ, which translates into the protein MKFLQNIAENDFLDEPKETLSDVDKELLELIEGSKARITVVGCGGAGNNAINRLADEQVEGAKVVAVNTDAQQLVKTKAENKVLIGKNLTRGLGAGGNPDKGEESARENAEDIKSAIQDSDLVFITCGLGGGTGTGSAPIVAEISKKMGALTVAVVTLPFSMEGKVRMTNALNGLEKLQEVADTIVIIPNDKLLEIVRNVPLRTAFKVADEVLMNSVRGMVELVNNAGDIHVDFADVKAVMDDGGIAMMGIGESDSEKRAKEAINMALNSPLLCVDIEGATGALIHVTGPEDMSLDEAQDIVSTVSERLSENATIIWGTTIDDKLENSLRVLLIITGTKSTVNHNLSLKRNKVIIDIPKI
- a CDS encoding adenylosuccinate synthetase, with product MTCTIIVGGQWGDEGKGKIVSYLCEKDNPSIIARGGVGPNAGHTVEVGDKKYGIRMVPTGFPNINAKLAIGAGVLTDPEVLEKELVMLKDFNVAERLILDSNGGIIELKHREMDKSNVHLSKEIGSTGTGCGPANVDRAMRTLKQAKDVESLQKYLGDVSKEVNSAIENKENVLIEGTQGALLSLYHGSYPYVTSKDTNASSFAADVGVGPTKIDEVVVVFKSYPTRVGEGPFPSEMTEEEAEALGVIEYGTVTGRRRRVGHFDYELAKKVCDLNGATQIALTCLDKYDTECYGVTNYEDLSDKSKEFIKVMEQKLGVKVTLISTGPELSQTIDIRAK
- a CDS encoding DNA topoisomerase IV subunit A, whose product is MITSKERKLASQKLLKMANQMYDDIIRKKRPVIKFPVRSLSNAKFDDEKGTFTLMGKEKERTFNVNQAKIFAQTIKMMEFSKSLLDTNDFSTLREAYYVSKNWGEARFDDQQPSNSVIEDLEAASDFLREDLGFMPEEDGASVVGPLKVIDKTQDGQEIIIDCTKLGSGAYNIPNEVTNLTLETNAEFVLAIETAGMFARLSAEGFWKKHNCILVSLKGVPSRATRRFVKRLSDEKKLPILVFTDGDPYGYLNIYRTLKVGSGKAVHLADKLAVPEARLIGVTPQDIVDYELPTHPLKDHDIKRLKDGLKNDDFVRSFPEWQHALSMMADSKVRAEQQSLAKYGLKYVVEEYLPAKVEDQRTWLP
- a CDS encoding protein translocase SEC61 complex subunit gamma; this translates as MSEKFDEMKTETKNFISQCKRVLKVSRKPTREEYLNVSKVTGLGICLLGAIGFAVHVPITYLKGLLKPAAGLVK
- a CDS encoding transcription elongation factor Spt5, with the protein product MIFAVRTTTGQEQNVAEALASRAERENLEVFSILATEDLKGYILVEATNKGAIEELVRQNFKVKGIVPGESSVKELEHLLTPTKIIESIDKGDVVELVGGPFKGEKARVTRVDKNKEEITLELMEAAVAIPITVGIEQVKIIAKDAP
- a CDS encoding 50S ribosomal protein L11; this translates as MAEQVVEILVTGGKATAGPPLGPAIGPLGVNIMQVVNEINQKTASYEGMSVPVSVIVDTEKRSFKVEVGIPPASALIMKELGIEKAAQEPKHQVAGNLTMDQVVKIANMKYEAMLSYNIKNASKEVIGTCVSLGVNVEGKTPREAQKAIDAGEFDSFFN